gtaggtgtgtgtgtgtaggtgtgtgtgtgtgtgtgtttgtgtgtgtgtgtgtgtttgtgtgtaggtgtgtgtgtgtgtgtgtgtaggtgtgagtgtgtaggtgtgtgtgtgtaggtgtgtgtgtgtgtgtgtttgtgtgtgtgtgtgtgtttgtgtgtaggtgtgtgtgtgtgtgtgtgtaggtgtgagtgtgtgtgtgtaggtgtgtgtgtttgtgtgtgtgtgtgtgtgtgtgtttgtgtgtaggtgtgtgtgtgtgtgtaggtgtgtgtgtaggtgtgtgtgtaggtgtgtgtgtgtgtgtaggtgtgtgtgtgtaggtgtgtgtgtaggtgtgtgtgtgtgtgtaggtgtgtgtgtgtaggtgtgtgtgtgtaggtgtgtgtgtgtaggtgtgtgtgtgtaggtgtgtgtgtgtgtgtgtgtgtgtgtgtgtgtgtgtgtgtgtgtgtgtgtgtgtgtgtaggtgtgtgtgaaggtgtgtgtgtgtaggtgtgtgtgaaggtgtgtgtgtgtgtgtgtgtgtgtgtgtgtgtgtgtaggtgtgtgtgaaggtgtgtgtgtgtaggtgtgtgaaggtgtgtgtgtgtgtgtgtgtgtgtgtgtgtgtgtgtgtgtgtgtgtgtgtgtgaaggtgtgtgtgtgtgtaggtgtgtgtgtgtgtgtaggtgtgtgtgtgtaggtgtgtgtgtgtgtgtgtaggtgtgtgtaggtgtgtgtgtgtaggtgtgtgtgtgtgtgtgtgtaggtgtgtgtaggtgtgtgtgtgtgtgtaggtgtgtgtgtgtgtgtgtaggtgtgtgtgtgtaggtgtgtgtgtgtgtgtgtaggtgtgtgtaggtgtgtgtgtgtaggtgtgtgtgtgtgagtgtgtaggtgtgtgtgtgtaggtgtgtgtgtgtgagtgtgtaggtgtgtgtgtgtgtgtgtgagtgtgtaggtgtgtgtgtgtaggtatgtgtgtgtgagtgtgtaggtgtgtgtgtgtaggtgtgtgtgtgtgtgtgtgtaggtgtgtgtgtgtaggtgtgtgtgtgtaggtgtgtgtgtgtgtgtgtgtgtgtaggtgtgtgtgtgtaggtgtgtgtgtgtaggtgtgtgtgtgtgtgtgtgtgtgtaggtgtgtgtgtgtagatgtgtgtgtgtgtgtgtgtgtgtgtgtgtgtgtgtgtgtgtgtgtgtgtgtgtgtgtgtgtgtgtgtgtgtgtaggtgtgtgtgtgtgaaggtgtgtgtgtgtgtgtgtgtaggtgtgtgtgtgtgaaggtgtgtgtgtgtgtgtgtgtgaaggtgtgtgtgtgtgtgtgtgtgtgtggtgtgtgtgtgtgtgtgtgaaggtgtgtgtgtgtgtgtggtgtgtgtgtgtgtgtgtgtaggtgtgtgtgtgtgtgtgtgtgtgtgtgtaggtgtgtgtgtgtgtgtgtgtgtgtgtgtgtgtgtgtaggtgtgtgtgtgtaggtgtgtgtgtgtaggtgtgtgtgtgtgtgtgtgtgtgtaggtgtgtgtgtgtagtgtgtgtgtgtgtgtgtgtgtgtgtgtgtgtgtgtgtgtgtgtgtgtgtgtgtgtgtgtgtgtgtgtgtgtgtgtaggtgtgtgtgtgtgaaggtgtgtgtgtgtgtgtgtgtgtgtaggtgtgtgtgtgtgaaggtgtgtgtgtgtgtgtgtgtgtggtgtgtgtgtgtgtgtgtgaaggtgtgtgtgtgtgtgtggtgtgtgtgtgtgtgtgtgtaggtgtgtgtgtgtgtgtgtgtgtgtgtgttggtgtgtgtgtgtgtgtgtgtgtgtgtgtgtgtaggtgtgtgtgtaggtgtgtgtgaaggtgtgtgtgtgtaggtgtgtgtgaaggtgtgtgtgtgtgtgtgtgtgtgtgtgtgtgtaggtgtgtgtgaaggtgtgtgtgtgtaggtgtgtgtgaaggtgtgtgtgtgtgtgtgtgtgtgtgtgtgtgtgtgtgtgtgtgtgtgtgtgaaggtgtgtgtgtgtgtaggtgtgtgtgtgtgtgtgtaggtgtgtgtgtgtaggtgtgtgtgtgtgtgtgtaggtgtgtgtaggtgtgtgtgtgtaggtgtgtgtgtgtgtgtgtgtgtaggtgtgtgtaggtgtgtgtgtgtgtgtaggtgtgtgtgtgtgtgtgtgtaggtgtgtgtgtgtaggtgtgtgtgtgtgtgtgtaggtgtgtgtaggtgtgtgtgtgtaggtgtgtgtgtgtgagtgtgtaggtgtgtgtgtgtaggtgtgtgtgtgtgagtgtgtaggtgtgtgtgtgtgtgtgtgagtgtgtaggtgtgtgtgtgtaggtatgtgtgtgtgagtgtgtaggtgtgtgtgtgtaggtgtgtgtgtgtgtgtgtgtaggtgtgtgtgtgtaggtgtgtgtgtgtaggtgtgtgtgtgtgtgtgtgtgtgtaggtgtgtgtgtgtaggtgtgtgtgtgtaggtgtgtgtgtgtgtgtgtgtgtgtaggtgtgtgtgtgtgtgtgtgtgtgtgtgtgtgtgtgtgtgtgtgtgtgtgtgtgtgtgtgtaggtgtgtgtgtgtgaaggtgtgtgtgtgtgtgtgtgtaggtgtgtgtgtgtgaaggtgtgtgtgtgtgtgtgtgtgtgtgtgtggtgtgtgtgtgtgtgtgtgaaggtgtgtgtgtgtgtgtggtgtgtgtgtgtgtgtgtgtaggtgtgtgtgtgtgtgtgtgtgtgtgtgtaggtgtgtgtgtgtgtgtgtgtgtgtgtgtgtgtgtgtgtgtaggtgtgtgtgtaggtgtgtgtgtaggtgtgtgtgtgtgtaggtgtgtgtgtgtgtgtgtgtgtgtaggtgtgtgtgtaggtgtgtgtgtaggtgtgtgtgtgtgtgtgtgtgtgtgtgtgtgtgtgtgtgtgtgtgtaggtgtgtgtgtgtgtgtgtgtgtgtgtaggtgtgtgtgtgtgtgtaggtgtgtgtgtgtgtgtgtgtgtgtaggtgtgtgtgtgtgtgtaggtgtgtgtgtgtgtgtgtgtgtgtaggtgtgtgtgtgtgtgtgtaggtgtgtgtgtaggtgtgtgtgtgtgtgtgtaggtgtgtgtgtgtgtgtgtaggtgtgtgtgtaggtgtgtgtgtgtgtgtgtccctgtggaTCTTCAATTACCTTTGAACATGTTGAAGTGCTCGTAGAGGTTGACGAACACCGTGTCAAACACCAGGGCCTGGTAGTAGTCTATACTGTGGAGGGATTTACGTCTCCCtacagagaaggaggagtgctGTGTCTTACAGGCATCTCCCGGGGCGCCCGCCTGGCCCTTAGTCCCTTGAGGACCCATGGGACCCCGGTAACCTTGGGGACCTTCTTTACCATTTTTCCCTGGCATGCCTTTATCTCCTCTGTCACCTTTATCACctggggagggaaagagaaagaacaaATGTAGTCTAGATCTATCTGAGATAGCATGAGCAAAGAAATACCTctcttctggtgtgtgtgtgtgtgctcccttATCCGAGGGCTTGGTGGATTTTCCACACCCATTGACCATATATGGACATCTCTGATGCTTTAACCACTCTAAACAGGCCCCCTCTTGTCCAGGTCCTGTTTAAATGATCATCCCCTAGATACAGTCGCCTCTTAGCACTCATCTGAGGTCAGTATTCTTCCTGATGTCTAGATAGTGATGGTCAGGGTTAGGATAgtgtaaactgatcctagatctgtagatAAGCCTTCGAGCCATGATTACTATCAGTAGGACAagaagttgaaaagcatctggacATTGTGCTTTATGATAACCAATACCACTTTTAGAGAGTCATTTCTCCATATATTTAGACTTAGTTAGCGACTCCACATACAGTTGCacgaaaaagtatgtgaaccctttggaatgacctggattctacataaattggtcaagaaatgtgatctgatcttcctctaagtcacaacaatagacagtgTGCTGAAACTAATAATACACAGATTATAGTGtttgtcttgtctatattgaatacatcatttaaacattcacagtgtaggttgggaaaagtatgtgaacaccaaAGCTAATGAGTTATCCAAAAACTAATTGGAGTCAGGACTCTgataacctggagtccaatcaatgagatgagattggagatgttggttagagctgccctgcaatataaaaaacactcacaaaatgtgagtttggtATTCCcatgaagcattgcctgatgtgaaccatgcctcgaacaaaagagatctcagaagacctaagataaAGAATTGCTGACTTGcctaaagctggaaagggttaccaaagtatctctaaaagccttgatgttcatcagtccacggtaaggcAAATGATCTAttaatggagaaagttcagcactccctaggagtggccgtcctgcaggTTATGAAGTATCCTaaagtgtcagctaaagacttacagaaatctctggaacatgctaacatctttgTTGACGAGTTtacgatatgtaaaacactaaacaagaatggtgttcatgggaggacaccacagaagaagccactgctgtccaaaaaaatgtctgaagtttgcaaaagagcatctggatgttccacagcgctactggcaaaatattctgtggacagatgaaactacagttgagttttTTGGAAGGaaagaacacacaacactatgtgtggagaaaaaaaggcacagcacaccaacatcaaaacctcattccaactgtaaagtatggtggagggagcatcatggtttggggctgctttacTGGCTCAGggtctggacagcttgctatcatcgacggaaaaaggAATTCccatcaagacattttgcaggagaatgtaaggctatctgtccgccaattgaagctcaacagaagttgggtgatgcaacaggacaacgacccaaaacacagaagtggcttcaacagaagaaaatatgccttctggagtggcccagtcagagtcctgacctcaacccgattgagatgctgtagcatgacctcaagagcagttcacaccagacagcCCAAGAATATTGCtcaactgaaacagttttgtaaagaggaatgttccagaattcctcctgaccgttgtgcaggtttgatccacaactacagaaaacattaggttgaggttattgctgccaggagtgtcaaccagttattaaatccaaggattCACATAcctttccaccctgcactgtgaatgtttacacagtgtgttcagtaaagacatgaacatgtataattgtttgggtgttattagtttaagcagactatatttgtctattgttgtgacttagatgaagatcagatcaaatttgatgatcaatttatgcagaaacccaggtaattctaaagggttcacatattttttcttgctactgtatatatatatatatatatatatatatatatatatatatatatatatatatatatatatatatatatagagactaACTATAGCTGACTAAGTCTAACTATATAAAGCCTATATATAGAGACTAACTATAgctatatgtatatgtatataatatatataataataatatatacatattttttcttgctactgtatatatatatatatatatacatactttTTCTtcctactgtatatatatatacacacacatctttctttgtaacctttatttaactaggcaagtcagttaagaataaattcttatttacaaggacggcctacaccggccaatatatatatatatatatatatatatatatatatatagttagactTATTTAGCTATAGTTAgtctctatatacagttgaagtcagaagtttacatacacttaggttggagtcaatgaaactagtttttcaaccactccgcaaattTCTATAGTTttgcaagtctgttaggacatctactttgtgcatgacacaagtcatttttacagacagattatttcacttataattcactgtatcacaattccagtgggtcagaagtttacataaagaCTTAGTCAGCTATAGTTAGTCTCTATATATAGGCTTTATATAGTTGGACTTAGTCAGCTATAGttagtctctctctatatatatatatatagtctttaTATAGTTAGACTTAGTCAGCTATAGTTAGTCTCTATATATAGGCTTTATATAGTTAGACTTAGTCAGCTATAGTtagtctctatatatatagtcttTATATAGTTAGACTTAGTCAGCTATAGTtagtctctatatatatatagtctttaTATAGTTAGACTTAGTCAGCTATAGTTAGTCTCTATATATAtaactgctctagaggagatctgcatggaggaatgggccaaaataccagcaacagtgtgtgaaaaccttgtgaagacttacagaaaacgtttgacctctgtcattgccaacaaagggtatataacaaagtattgagatattgttattgaccaaatacttattttccaccatcatttgcaaataaattcattaaaaatcctacaatgtgattttctggatttttttccctcattttgtctgtcatagttgaagtgtacctatgaagacaattacaggcctctctcatctttttaagtgggaaaacttgcacaattggtggctgactaaatacgtttttttgccctactgtatatagtctttaTATAATTAGTCTCTATATACATAGTCTTAATATAGTTAGTCCCTAAATATATAGTAAGtctctatatatataatatttatatagttagtctctatatatatattgtctTTATATAGTTAGTCGCTATATACATAGTCTTAATATAGTTAGTCCCTAAATATATAGTAagtttctatatatatatatatagtatttatatagttagtctctatatatatatattgtctttATATAGTTAGTCTCTATATACATAGTCTTTATATAGTTAGTCCCTAAATATATAGTAAGTCTCTATATATAGTCTTTATATAGTTagtctctatatatatagatgGTCTCTGTATATATAGTCTTTATAtagctagtctctctctctcgctctctctctctctctatatatatatatatatatatatatatatatatatatatatagtctttaTATAGTtagtctctatatatatagttagTCTCTATGTATATAGTCGTTATATAGCtagtctctctatatatatagtcttTATACAGTTCTTCTCTAAATATGtagtaagtctctctctctatatatagtctTTATATAGTTAGTCTCTATATATGTCTTTATATAGTtagtctctatatatatagttagTCTCTATGTATATAGTCGTTATATAGCtagtctctctatatatatagtcttTATACAGTTATTCTCTAAATATGtagtaagtctctctctctatatatagtctTTATATAGTTAGTCTCTATATAGTtagtctctatatatatatagctagtctctctctctctatatatagtctTTATATAGTTAGTCTCTATATATATTGTCTTTATATAGTTAGTCTCTATATATAGTCTTTATATAGTTAGTCTCTCTATATATAGTCTTTATACAGTTAGTCTCTATATATATTGTCTTTATACAGTtagtctctatatatatagtcttTATATAGTtagtctctctatatatatagtcttTATATAGTtagtctctatatatatagtcttTATATAGttagtctatatatatatatagtctttaTATAGTtagtctctatatatatagtcttTATACAGTtagtctctatatatatagtcttTATATAGTtagtctctatatatatagtcttTATATAGTTAGCTAGTGCCTCTTTTCTAACCAAACTGGGTTGTTGCAGTGTATTAATATCAAGCCTCTCACACATCACTGCTtgatgggtgtgtgggtgtgtatttatctgtgtgtgtgttttcagccaCATCATCAGGTTCAGTGCCAGGTGAATACTGCCTTCTGGGAGCCTCccaccctccctcgctccctcccttccaccgtccctccctcccaccctccctcgctccctcccttccttccactatccctccctcccaccctccctcgctccctcccttccaccgtccctccctccctcccaccgtccctccctccctcccaccgtcCCTCCCACcgtccctccctcactcactctaaaCAATGATTTCAATGAATCTAGAGTTTTTTTCagattgtgtgtatgtgcatgtccATGTGTGTGCCACGCTTCTAAGTGAGAGAAACGTAACTACCTGTTGTTTTGGGgatagggtcaggggtcagctaaACCTGACATGGAATCTCTATCACAGAACACAGATTAaaccataaccacacacacaccagatgaaACAATACATGACATGTCTCCTGGACTATTTTAGAGGAATAAGGCTTAGAAATGTAACACAAGGTCTTTATCTCTttggagagtgtgtctgtgtgtgtgtttgtgtgtgtctgtggtgtgtgtgtgtgttacattttcAGATTCCctgtgtcttctgtgtgtgttcttttgtTCTTTAAGAACGCTGGCCTGGCTGATTACTGATCCTGCCAAGTGTCTTCTTTTCAATAAGCTGTTACATCCTTATAAAGGCTAGTTTTGGAGGACTGGCCTGGGAAACGTCGCTCTAAGGCAATGCCTATATCTCATCTTGTCTGTCGGGATGTTTCTTTGTACTGTACCTTTGAGGTTGGTCATCTAAGATACTGAtaatgtactggtgtgtgtgtgtgtgtgtgtgtgtgtgtgtgtgtgtgtgtgtgtgtgtgttgtcccttACCTTTGAGTATGGTCATGTTGATGTAGGTGTGGACCTCTGGCGTGGCGGCGGCGTGGTGGGCAGGGTGTGCAGCAGAGGATTCTGGGGGCTGCAGGGGGTCGCAGCATCGTCTGCATAGTCTTGGGGGAggtctggagggggaggggatGGACGTGGCCAGGGGGAGGAGCAACAGGACGGACAGACACACCCCCAACATGATGACCAcacctgagggagagagagatagggagagcgagaggggggagaggtagagagagaaagggagggagggaaatagggcgagagggaaagagagagagagagatagagagagaaggtaagGTAATGAGTGAGACCAGGGACAGCTGGATGTGTTGGTATTGGCTCATGTACGGGCCATGATCACTtctctttagtgtgtgtgtgtgtgtgtgtgtgtgcgtgtgcgtgtgtagctgatttggtgtgtgtgtgtgtgtgtgtgtgtgtgtgtgtgtcactccacCTACCTGCTCATGCTCACACCTGCTGTATTAAACATGAAGACATTACCGCCGTATTACCACATCCACTCTGTACATGTAAACATTACCAAACAACCATATGAAAACATTAACATTGACTGCCAGCCATGTCCACATGAGCTCACGGTTGGACACACACTTCCAGTGTCTCTACAAGACATCTGTTAGTGGGACAGGTCACCAAGCCcagtatacatctctctctctctctctctctctctctctctctctctctctcctggcatCAGGCCTGGGTTGACACACTAGAGGTCCTAGACAGCCAATCACTTTGTGTGTTACATCATTGGTCAGGGAgatagagtgaggagagagagggagcagggttggtggaaagagaagggggaagggagagagtgagagagtcagagagagagaaagagacaagagacAAGAGACAAAGATCggggggagaagagaaagagctTTGCAATCTAGGGAGACTTTTCACATCACAGTAAATGCTGTTCAAGACTATTCCATCAGTCCAGTGATGGAACTGGGTTATCGTTCCTTCTAGGTCCTAAACTATGGAACTGGGTTATAGTTCCTTCTAGGTCCTAAACTATGGAACTGGGTTATAGTTCCTTCTAGGTCCTAAACTATGGAACTGGGCTATAGTTCCTTCTAGGTCCTAAACTATGGAACTGGGTTATAGTTCCTTCTAGGTCCTAAACTATGGAACTGGGTTATAGTTCCTTCTAGGTCCTAAACTATGGAACTGGGTAATAGTTCCTTCTAGGTCCTAAACTATGGAACTGGGTTATAGTTCCTTCTAGGTCCTAAACTATGGAACTGGGTTATAGTTCCTTCTAGGTCCTAAACTATGGAACTGGGTTATAGTTCCTTCTAGGTCCTAAACTATGGAACTGTGTATTTAGTCACATTTGACTGGGTCAAAACATATTTCCCAAGGTTTCAGCTGGATCATGTTACAAAAAGGTTCCTTCTAGACGAGACGCAGCTTTCCATAACCCTAAATACTTGAGTCTTTGTGCATTTAACTTCTAATCTGATCAAATAAAAAGGTTCACAAGCATTTTTCCAGTACCAGTGATTTCCTTGGCTTTAACTAAAGCAGGTTACATTTCTTTAATTCCCTGAGTTGCAGCAGTAATCGAGACTGAAGCTTATAGGAGAAAGTATTGGCCATGTAAGAGAGTTATGGGTTCTAATAGAAAACTCCGCCCACATTAGAGTTGTCCGTATCTGGCCAAGATGCAAAGTCAGAAGCCTTGCTTAgctctacaatttatcttcttaaaatatgatttgaaacctaacccaaaccttaaccacactgctaacctgcTCCCATACCTTTTTATGACAATCAAGACTTTGCAGCTTGGCCATCTAGTGAGAGGCAGGCTAAGTTTTCTCACTTCCCTGGTGTCTGAATGATCTGATCACATCAGGAGGTATCA
This genomic stretch from Oncorhynchus clarkii lewisi isolate Uvic-CL-2024 chromosome 13, UVic_Ocla_1.0, whole genome shotgun sequence harbors:
- the LOC139424404 gene encoding complement C1q tumor necrosis factor-related protein 1; the encoded protein is MLGVCLSVLLLLPLATSIPSPSRPPPRLCRRCCDPLQPPESSAAHPAHHAAATPEVHTYINMTILKGDKGDRGDKGMPGKNGKEGPQGYRGPMGPQGTKGQAGAPGDACKTQHSSFSVGRRKSLHSIDYYQALVFDTVFVNLYEHFNMFKGKFYCFVPGIYFFNVNIHTWNFKETYLHLMHNDKEQVILYAQPSERSIMQSQSVMMDLALNDEVWVRLYKRERENAVYSDDVDVYITFNGYLVAPSVQ